Proteins from one Oscillatoria nigro-viridis PCC 7112 genomic window:
- the epsE gene encoding exopolysaccharide biosynthesis GT4 family glycosyltransferase EpsE, whose translation MNKHIGYFIPEFPGQTHTWIWREYQALLELGMKPHMISTRRPPTKVVHNWAEKAQNMTDYLLPLKIKDFVNVPIELIEAGPIAWWRCLSVIANTKNISFSQRLYYLIWVVMGAKLAWLARTQGWSHVHVHSCSNAANIALFASILSDITYSLALLGQLEDFGPNQEQKWKYSAFASVMSEQLLNSVKDELAGFLPKDVRVSPVGVNLDEVKRETPYTPWQEGSQCRIYTCGRLNIAKGQKYLIESIKLLRQQGFDVCLQIAGEDAEAGNGYRKELKKFIQEQSMSDYVELLGSVSEERNRQGYQEAHIFVLPSLKEGISVAVMEAMAVETPVVVTQVGGMAELIDNGVDGMLVPPENPEKMAEAIAKLLKDKELTLSMIQKSRQKIAAKFHHRRSAQILLESLEQLS comes from the coding sequence ATGAATAAACACATTGGCTACTTTATCCCTGAATTTCCCGGACAAACTCATACTTGGATATGGCGAGAATATCAAGCACTCCTAGAGCTTGGTATGAAACCTCACATGATATCAACCCGCCGTCCGCCCACTAAAGTTGTACATAATTGGGCTGAGAAAGCGCAAAATATGACTGATTATTTACTTCCCTTAAAAATCAAAGATTTTGTTAACGTTCCCATAGAACTGATCGAAGCTGGCCCGATTGCTTGGTGGCGCTGCCTCAGTGTAATTGCTAATACTAAAAATATATCCTTTTCTCAAAGGCTTTACTATTTGATATGGGTTGTTATGGGGGCCAAGCTAGCTTGGCTTGCCAGAACCCAGGGCTGGTCTCACGTCCACGTTCATTCCTGTAGCAATGCTGCTAATATAGCCCTATTTGCCTCCATACTTTCTGACATCACTTATAGTCTGGCTCTTCTAGGTCAGTTAGAAGATTTTGGGCCCAATCAAGAACAAAAATGGAAATATTCTGCTTTTGCTTCTGTAATGTCTGAACAACTCCTCAATTCTGTCAAAGATGAGCTGGCAGGCTTTTTGCCCAAGGATGTGAGGGTGTCACCAGTCGGTGTAAATCTAGATGAAGTTAAGCGTGAAACTCCCTATACTCCTTGGCAGGAAGGCAGTCAATGCCGAATTTACACTTGCGGCCGTCTGAATATAGCAAAAGGACAAAAGTACCTGATTGAGTCAATTAAGTTGCTTCGACAACAAGGGTTTGATGTCTGCTTGCAGATTGCTGGTGAGGATGCAGAAGCTGGCAATGGCTACCGTAAAGAACTCAAGAAATTCATTCAAGAGCAATCAATGTCTGATTATGTTGAGCTGCTTGGTTCTGTCTCAGAAGAACGAAATCGCCAAGGTTATCAAGAGGCTCATATTTTTGTTTTACCCAGCTTGAAAGAGGGAATTTCTGTAGCTGTTATGGAAGCAATGGCTGTGGAAACTCCTGTAGTAGTGACGCAGGTGGGTGGAATGGCGGAATTGATAGATAACGGTGTTGACGGTATGCTAGTCCCGCCGGAAAATCCCGAAAAAATGGCAGAGGCAATAGCAAAATTGCTAAAGGACAAAGAATTAACATTGAGCATGATTCAGAAATCTCGACAGAAGATTGCTGCTAAATTCCACCATCGGCGTAGTGCTCAGATATTACTTGAATCCTTGGAGCAGCTCAGCTAA
- a CDS encoding DegT/DnrJ/EryC1/StrS family aminotransferase, whose protein sequence is MKNNPIRSKDRFLVFGAPAIQDAEIQEVVSTMKTGWLGTGPKVMSFQDEFNAYKGSQYAIAVNSCTAALHLSILAASLQPGDEVITTPMTFCATVNAIVHAGATPVLADVDPVTMNIDPAQVEAKITSKTKAILPVHFAGRPCDMDALCEIARRHNLKLIEDCAHAMETEYKGRKAGTFGDFGCFSFYVTKNITTGEGGMILVASQEDTDRLNILALHGMSKDAWKRFGDSGYQHYEVVGVGFKYNMMDLQAAIGIHQMKRITPYWQRREQIWQRYNEAFADLPITLPANPEPDTIHAYHLYTILVDEAKTGISRDKFLNAINAENIGVGVHYMSMPEHPIYQEMFGWQPEDYPNAGYIGRNTVSLPISAKLTDADVEDVIAAVKKCLAMGQPRTRLSETAGQTA, encoded by the coding sequence ATGAAAAACAATCCTATTCGTTCAAAAGACCGTTTTTTGGTTTTCGGCGCTCCGGCGATCCAAGATGCTGAAATTCAAGAAGTGGTGTCAACCATGAAAACAGGTTGGCTGGGTACTGGCCCGAAAGTGATGAGTTTTCAAGACGAATTTAATGCTTACAAGGGTTCCCAGTACGCGATTGCAGTCAATTCTTGTACGGCGGCACTGCACTTGAGCATCCTTGCTGCTTCGTTACAACCGGGGGATGAAGTCATTACTACTCCAATGACTTTTTGCGCTACAGTTAATGCGATCGTCCACGCCGGGGCAACACCGGTACTGGCGGATGTAGATCCGGTGACAATGAATATTGACCCGGCTCAAGTCGAAGCTAAAATAACTTCAAAAACTAAAGCAATTTTGCCTGTTCACTTCGCAGGTCGTCCCTGCGATATGGATGCGCTTTGCGAGATTGCTCGCCGTCACAACTTGAAGTTAATTGAAGACTGTGCTCACGCGATGGAAACAGAGTACAAGGGGCGGAAAGCAGGCACATTTGGGGACTTCGGATGCTTCAGCTTTTATGTTACCAAAAATATCACGACGGGTGAAGGAGGAATGATTCTGGTTGCCAGTCAAGAAGATACCGACAGGCTCAATATTTTAGCGCTGCACGGTATGAGCAAAGATGCTTGGAAGCGATTCGGAGACTCGGGTTACCAGCACTACGAAGTGGTGGGAGTCGGTTTTAAATACAATATGATGGATCTGCAAGCTGCGATCGGCATTCATCAAATGAAACGAATTACTCCTTATTGGCAGCGGCGGGAGCAGATTTGGCAGCGCTACAACGAAGCATTTGCGGATCTGCCGATTACTTTGCCCGCCAACCCAGAACCGGATACAATTCATGCTTATCACCTGTACACCATTCTGGTAGATGAAGCCAAAACAGGAATCAGCCGCGACAAGTTTCTCAACGCTATCAATGCTGAAAATATCGGTGTCGGCGTGCATTACATGAGTATGCCCGAACATCCTATTTATCAAGAAATGTTTGGATGGCAGCCGGAAGACTATCCGAATGCTGGGTACATCGGGCGGAATACAGTTAGCTTGCCGATTTCGGCAAAATTAACAGATGCAGATGTGGAAGATGTAATTGCTGCTGTTAAAAAATGTTTGGCGATGGGCCAACCTCGCACTCGATTATCAGAGACAGCAGGCCAAACCGCCTAG
- a CDS encoding alpha/beta hydrolase yields the protein MGRSFFPGRWTLFLAAGAGIVLYSNAAAAAEKVVLKYSAIRMTLPVSELEIFAETGKMSPALEMLLGKAKKEPEAVRTSLTRPVKVSQGFLDRTLNSKVGEIILDEVGQVIRTPSGNANREALREALVLSATNDNEITLLEAMKNYPSPEVYVEGDRLVEAYGKLVALSEQLGGVSERLQDILNKIRLPRL from the coding sequence ATGGGTCGATCGTTTTTCCCCGGTCGGTGGACGTTATTTTTAGCAGCGGGGGCGGGAATTGTATTGTACAGCAATGCTGCGGCGGCTGCCGAAAAGGTAGTGCTCAAATACAGTGCGATCCGAATGACTTTACCCGTCAGCGAATTAGAAATTTTTGCAGAAACGGGGAAAATGTCGCCCGCGTTAGAAATGCTGCTGGGAAAGGCAAAAAAAGAGCCGGAAGCGGTTCGCACCAGTCTGACGAGACCGGTAAAAGTCAGTCAAGGCTTTTTGGATCGGACGCTTAACAGCAAGGTTGGGGAAATAATTCTCGATGAAGTGGGTCAGGTAATTCGCACTCCTTCTGGGAATGCAAATCGAGAAGCTTTGCGCGAGGCCTTGGTGCTGTCTGCAACTAATGATAACGAGATTACTCTGCTAGAAGCGATGAAGAATTATCCTTCTCCAGAAGTTTATGTTGAGGGCGATCGCTTAGTTGAAGCTTACGGCAAACTTGTCGCTTTGTCAGAACAATTGGGCGGCGTTTCAGAACGGCTGCAAGACATTTTGAACAAGATTCGTCTGCCTCGATTGTAG
- a CDS encoding DUF3493 domain-containing protein, translating into MPAPNSDDRTYIPKNPRNLSRQQYERLTAEMSTPYRPLRQFVYVACGASGFIGGLVFLAKIASGREIGSALPNFALQVGVVALMVFLFRWEQRAEGRSPKSK; encoded by the coding sequence ATGCCAGCCCCCAATTCAGACGATCGCACATACATCCCAAAAAACCCGCGCAACCTCAGCCGCCAACAATACGAGCGTTTAACCGCAGAAATGTCAACTCCCTATCGGCCTCTGCGACAGTTTGTTTACGTAGCTTGTGGCGCTTCGGGCTTTATCGGCGGCTTGGTTTTCCTCGCTAAAATTGCCTCTGGCCGGGAAATTGGTTCTGCTTTGCCTAATTTTGCCCTCCAAGTCGGAGTGGTGGCCCTGATGGTGTTCCTGTTTCGCTGGGAGCAGCGCGCCGAGGGCCGATCCCCGAAGTCTAAGTAA
- a CDS encoding RNA-guided endonuclease InsQ/TnpB family protein: MQLTERHIIKSTSHRFAQIDELAFKSKNLYNAANYVIRQSFIYGWGYVSYNEMNRLMKSHEAYKALPAKVSQQILMVLDKNWKSFFEAIKAYKADSSKFTGRPKLPKYKDKVKGRNLLIYTIQAISSKQLKKGIIKLSGTELSIKTQVNPHQICQVRLVPKCDSYVIEVIYDEPESTLGNANSVASIDLGLDNLVALTSNQPGFIPLLINGRPLKSINQFYNKRQAKLQSQLRGNRKTSPRIQRLTRCRNQKVDNYLHHTSRGIVNILTAKQIGTLVIGKNAQWKTEIELGKKNNQNFVSIPHSRLIEMLEYKARLAGITVIVQEESYTSRSSFLGLDPIPVYGKTEKEPVFTGGRIKRGLYKTSTGQLINSDVNASYNILRKAIPNAFSHGIGSCVVGPMRVNPLKVKAKGEGLCASHVMQ; the protein is encoded by the coding sequence ATGCAACTAACAGAAAGGCACATCATTAAATCAACTTCACACCGTTTCGCCCAAATTGACGAACTAGCTTTCAAGTCCAAAAACCTCTACAATGCCGCCAATTACGTCATTCGTCAGAGCTTTATTTATGGGTGGGGCTATGTCAGTTATAACGAAATGAACAGATTGATGAAGTCTCACGAAGCATATAAGGCTTTGCCTGCTAAAGTAAGTCAGCAAATCTTGATGGTGCTAGACAAGAATTGGAAATCGTTTTTTGAAGCCATTAAAGCTTACAAAGCTGACTCTTCAAAATTCACGGGTCGCCCAAAATTGCCAAAGTACAAAGATAAAGTTAAAGGGCGAAACCTTCTCATCTACACAATTCAAGCGATTAGTAGCAAACAGTTGAAAAAGGGAATCATTAAGCTTTCGGGTACTGAGCTTTCAATTAAAACCCAAGTCAATCCCCACCAGATTTGTCAAGTTAGACTGGTTCCGAAATGTGATTCTTATGTAATTGAGGTGATTTATGATGAACCGGAGTCCACCCTTGGCAACGCAAATTCTGTAGCTAGTATTGATTTGGGGCTGGATAATTTAGTAGCGCTAACTTCAAATCAACCGGGATTTATCCCTTTGTTGATTAACGGGCGACCATTAAAATCGATCAACCAGTTCTACAACAAACGCCAAGCCAAATTACAATCCCAATTGAGAGGAAATCGCAAAACTTCACCACGGATTCAGCGCTTAACACGCTGTCGCAATCAGAAAGTCGATAATTACTTACATCATACCAGTCGTGGGATAGTTAATATTTTGACAGCCAAGCAGATTGGGACGCTAGTAATTGGCAAGAACGCGCAGTGGAAAACAGAAATCGAGTTAGGGAAGAAAAACAATCAAAACTTTGTCAGCATTCCTCACTCTCGATTAATTGAAATGTTGGAGTACAAAGCTCGGTTGGCGGGAATCACAGTAATTGTGCAGGAAGAATCCTACACATCCCGCTCCAGTTTTTTAGGTTTAGACCCAATTCCTGTTTACGGTAAAACAGAAAAAGAGCCTGTGTTTACAGGGGGGCGGATTAAGCGTGGTTTGTACAAAACATCGACGGGTCAATTAATTAATTCTGACGTGAATGCTTCGTACAATATCCTCAGAAAAGCAATCCCAAATGCGTTCAGCCATGGGATAGGGAGCTGCGTAGTTGGGCCAATGCGGGTTAATCCGCTCAAAGTAAAAGCGAAGGGGGAGGGACTGTGCGCCTCCCATGTCATGCAATAA
- a CDS encoding DUF445 domain-containing protein, with translation MNPSDIWLLLAPPVVGGIIGYFTNDIAIKMLFRPYRPIYIKGRQLPFTPGLIPRNQERLAKRISDTIMGSLLTPEELQNLARRLLQTERMQSIILWLLQLALDQVKADAEQKTAKILANILRDLLGESVPRILKVLARREDFLEVQLNQVFDQVLLEIQLTESQAAQLADWLLQVVIPPEVLRQALIDFLTDRNISIIDEGFREKTSGTYWVVANLFGLRNTLTRLRTFCLDDREATNQRLAELTVALGIRGRIQEWLQNLSMQNLPVSTVRQLRKTMRDSVRSYVQQRGTEVLEGLSKSIDWENISRLILNRLQTSAVMSASLEIVSKELALVLERYLERDLENIVAQAIPILNIDQVIVDRVKGTSPEELELAIQGIVQSELQGIVNLGGLLGVFVGCLQTVVLWIQR, from the coding sequence ATGAATCCCTCTGACATTTGGCTGTTGTTGGCCCCACCTGTAGTGGGAGGAATTATTGGCTATTTCACTAACGATATAGCTATCAAAATGCTGTTCCGCCCCTATCGACCTATTTACATCAAAGGGCGACAGTTGCCTTTCACTCCCGGCTTGATCCCCCGCAACCAAGAGCGCTTGGCAAAGCGAATTTCCGACACAATTATGGGTTCGCTGCTGACGCCGGAGGAACTGCAAAACTTGGCGCGCCGCCTCCTGCAAACCGAGCGGATGCAGTCGATAATTCTCTGGCTGTTGCAGTTGGCGCTGGATCAGGTAAAAGCAGACGCAGAGCAAAAAACCGCTAAAATTCTCGCTAACATTCTGCGAGATTTGCTGGGGGAATCTGTGCCGCGAATTCTCAAAGTTTTGGCGCGCCGGGAAGATTTTTTAGAAGTTCAGCTTAATCAAGTTTTTGACCAAGTTTTGCTGGAGATTCAGCTAACGGAATCTCAGGCAGCTCAGCTTGCTGATTGGTTGTTGCAAGTAGTAATACCCCCGGAAGTGCTGCGTCAGGCTTTAATTGACTTTTTGACGGATCGCAATATTTCGATCATCGATGAAGGGTTTCGAGAAAAAACCAGCGGCACTTATTGGGTAGTAGCAAATTTGTTTGGTTTGCGGAACACTTTAACTCGGCTGCGGACTTTTTGTCTGGATGACAGAGAAGCGACAAATCAGCGGTTAGCAGAGTTAACTGTTGCTTTGGGAATTCGCGGGCGAATTCAGGAATGGCTGCAAAATTTGTCGATGCAAAATTTACCGGTTTCGACTGTGAGACAGTTGCGAAAAACTATGCGCGACAGTGTTCGCAGCTACGTTCAACAGCGGGGTACAGAGGTACTTGAGGGGTTGAGCAAATCTATTGACTGGGAAAATATTTCGCGGTTGATTCTCAATCGATTGCAAACTTCCGCAGTGATGAGCGCTTCCCTGGAAATTGTCAGCAAAGAACTGGCTTTGGTTTTAGAGCGCTATCTAGAGCGGGATTTAGAAAATATTGTAGCTCAGGCTATCCCGATTTTGAATATCGACCAGGTGATTGTCGATCGAGTGAAAGGTACTTCTCCTGAAGAGTTGGAGTTAGCAATTCAGGGAATTGTCCAAAGCGAGTTGCAGGGAATTGTAAATTTAGGAGGTCTTTTGGGAGTTTTTGTCGGCTGTTTGCAGACTGTTGTGCTTTGGATTCAGCGGTGA
- the ubiE gene encoding bifunctional demethylmenaquinone methyltransferase/2-methoxy-6-polyprenyl-1,4-benzoquinol methylase UbiE yields the protein MTNNAEQIKTIFNRIAPVYNQLNDWLSFGQHRIWKQMAVQWSSAGPGNTCLDLCCGSGDLALLLAKQAGPTGCVFGVDFSAEQLAVAAKRDRPFLTPASPISWVEADALDLPFADNYFDCATMGYGLRNVTDIPRSLQELHRVLKPGAKAAILDLHRPSNSLMRSFQQFYLDTLVVPVAQQFGMTQEYAYINPSLEKFPIGQQQVAIANKAGFAKATHYPIAGAMMGVLVLVKAIEN from the coding sequence ATGACTAATAATGCCGAACAAATTAAAACTATATTTAATCGAATTGCACCAGTTTACAACCAATTGAACGACTGGTTGAGCTTTGGGCAACACCGGATTTGGAAGCAAATGGCGGTGCAATGGAGCAGTGCGGGCCCCGGAAATACTTGTTTAGATTTGTGCTGCGGTAGCGGGGATCTAGCTTTGTTGCTGGCCAAACAAGCAGGGCCGACCGGTTGCGTATTTGGAGTAGATTTTTCGGCAGAACAATTGGCCGTTGCCGCCAAGCGCGATCGACCTTTTCTTACCCCTGCCAGTCCCATTTCCTGGGTAGAAGCTGACGCCCTAGACTTGCCTTTTGCTGACAATTACTTCGACTGCGCCACAATGGGTTACGGGCTGCGTAACGTGACTGACATCCCCCGCAGTCTTCAGGAATTGCACCGCGTGCTCAAACCCGGTGCCAAAGCAGCTATTCTCGACCTCCACCGCCCCAGCAATTCCCTAATGCGGAGCTTTCAGCAGTTTTATCTAGACACTCTCGTAGTGCCCGTTGCTCAGCAATTTGGCATGACTCAAGAATATGCTTACATTAATCCTAGTTTAGAAAAATTCCCGATCGGCCAGCAGCAAGTCGCGATCGCCAACAAAGCCGGATTTGCCAAGGCCACCCACTACCCCATTGCCGGAGCTATGATGGGAGTATTGGTATTAGTCAAAGCAATTGAAAATTAA
- a CDS encoding response regulator — protein sequence MDNAISELDQIKRQLMTLHRPKKPKMLVVDDEPDNLDLLYRTFRRDFNVLKAESGIRALEVLGIEGEVAVIISDQRMPEMKGTEFLSKTVPQFPNTVRIILTGFTDIEDLVDAINSGQVYKYITKPWDPNELKMVVQKAAETYEILKQRTEELDRAQNQIQLLATIMQTAVDYPSLEASLDPIATAISDNFLADSCILQMVEGNVLIPVQGSHTTGSTVENWLADDPLVREAITSQTIQGAVNIGLDTALASLPHYQKSGIQAHLSIPVIHKGRSIALISMQWKQPCSLRPDELTTVHLAAQEVALVLMSFQGH from the coding sequence ATGGATAATGCCATTTCAGAGCTAGATCAAATTAAACGCCAGCTCATGACCCTACACAGACCGAAAAAGCCCAAAATGCTGGTAGTAGACGACGAACCAGACAATCTGGATTTACTCTACCGCACTTTCCGACGAGATTTTAACGTGCTCAAAGCTGAGAGCGGAATTCGCGCCTTGGAAGTCCTCGGCATCGAAGGCGAGGTCGCCGTGATCATTTCCGACCAGCGGATGCCCGAAATGAAAGGAACGGAGTTTTTGAGCAAAACCGTGCCCCAGTTTCCGAACACGGTCAGAATTATCTTGACTGGTTTTACGGACATTGAAGACTTGGTGGATGCGATTAACTCAGGACAGGTTTACAAGTATATCACCAAGCCTTGGGACCCGAACGAACTGAAAATGGTGGTGCAAAAGGCGGCCGAGACTTATGAAATTCTCAAGCAGCGGACTGAGGAATTGGATCGCGCCCAAAATCAAATACAACTGTTAGCAACAATCATGCAAACGGCTGTGGATTATCCGAGTTTGGAAGCAAGTTTAGATCCAATTGCTACTGCTATAAGTGATAATTTTTTGGCGGACTCTTGCATTTTGCAAATGGTGGAAGGAAATGTTTTAATACCAGTCCAAGGCAGTCACACTACTGGTTCAACTGTGGAAAATTGGCTGGCAGACGATCCTCTGGTTCGAGAAGCAATTACATCTCAAACTATTCAGGGTGCTGTGAATATTGGGCTCGACACAGCCTTAGCGAGTCTGCCGCACTATCAGAAATCCGGCATTCAAGCTCACCTGAGCATCCCGGTGATTCACAAAGGTCGATCGATCGCCCTGATTTCCATGCAGTGGAAGCAACCTTGTTCCCTGCGCCCCGACGAACTCACAACAGTTCACCTCGCCGCTCAAGAAGTTGCTTTGGTATTGATGAGTTTTCAGGGTCATTAG
- a CDS encoding RuBisCO accumulation factor 1, giving the protein MTDTPQDSSPPASASSTNAVDAEKLIRSLRRKEGTWVEWGQACTALLKAGYNSQRIFEETGFEPIQQNQVSVAAQVYTSMVNAGASEEVRSHFLGKGSDILYEFRILSQVERAGAAALMLTHNLDVDDARQVAKAIKEFSHLGSLPQGFTDTPGDAMAYQCWQLARQKSDLQERSRLIARGLKLASSPTARAQIEQLLVDFTVVPRREAPRLPVYRLDTEEQLPRIVPVVGKLPLSTTDLLAVPLPEEIEPFRMVKFSGAGAWVAIPGWQVILNAEDPVAVLEMSDRLPVPLQGKVEEVLIIADRAQRQWDADSYFLADNAGNLELYWFEQSPNIPILGRVVLVMRPKKIVDEDYTKDGWQIDD; this is encoded by the coding sequence ATGACTGATACACCGCAAGATTCATCCCCTCCTGCATCTGCATCCTCCACAAATGCTGTGGATGCCGAAAAGTTAATTCGATCGCTCCGCCGCAAAGAAGGCACTTGGGTAGAGTGGGGACAAGCCTGCACCGCACTGCTAAAAGCTGGCTACAACTCTCAAAGGATTTTTGAAGAAACTGGTTTTGAGCCAATTCAGCAAAATCAAGTAAGCGTCGCAGCCCAAGTTTACACCAGCATGGTAAATGCTGGGGCTTCAGAGGAAGTTCGATCGCACTTTTTGGGCAAAGGTAGCGATATCTTATACGAGTTTCGGATTCTCTCTCAAGTAGAGCGGGCCGGGGCGGCGGCTTTGATGCTAACCCACAATTTGGATGTTGACGATGCTCGCCAAGTTGCTAAAGCGATCAAGGAGTTTTCGCACTTGGGGAGTCTCCCCCAAGGGTTCACAGACACTCCCGGCGATGCTATGGCTTACCAATGCTGGCAATTGGCGAGACAGAAAAGCGATTTGCAAGAGCGATCGCGCCTAATTGCTCGCGGTTTAAAATTAGCTAGCAGCCCAACCGCTAGGGCGCAAATCGAGCAGTTGCTCGTCGATTTTACCGTAGTTCCGAGACGGGAAGCGCCCCGCTTGCCCGTCTACCGGCTCGATACCGAGGAACAATTGCCGCGCATTGTCCCGGTTGTGGGCAAATTGCCGCTTTCTACGACTGATTTGCTGGCAGTGCCTTTGCCGGAGGAAATCGAGCCGTTCCGAATGGTAAAATTTTCCGGAGCCGGAGCTTGGGTGGCGATTCCCGGATGGCAGGTAATTTTGAACGCTGAAGATCCGGTGGCCGTTTTGGAAATGAGCGATAGATTGCCGGTACCGCTGCAAGGCAAAGTTGAAGAAGTTTTGATTATTGCCGATCGAGCCCAAAGACAGTGGGATGCTGACAGTTATTTCCTCGCCGATAACGCTGGCAATTTAGAATTGTACTGGTTTGAACAATCCCCAAATATTCCTATTTTGGGGCGAGTTGTTCTGGTAATGCGTCCGAAAAAGATTGTGGATGAAGACTATACCAAAGATGGATGGCAAATTGATGATTAG
- a CDS encoding DUF4349 domain-containing protein, which yields MKTHLKINSPPPKPNPNPANNSTTRFAVAVFLTLSSAIALPSCGSPLPNATGGAGSSSSRENQVAASAPPPPPAPAAQRPKAPASSKKTAETPATRPQLIKKAELTVVVKSIDASTKSVTNIVEKQQGDILGFQNQKPPDSSVRQTASVEIRVPQERLETTLDALAKLGTVENRSLTAEDVTDQLVDSEARLRNLRKSEEMVLKIMERSGSVGDVLKAAQELSNIRESIERIDAQLKSLRNQVAYSTISLTLEAAVSAQQTPEPSLGLRVQETWGKATHSVGELTLGLFGLGIWLLAYSPYLLLIAAAVYGFNRFKKQHSVPQIQEPKPPQ from the coding sequence ATGAAAACTCACCTCAAAATCAATTCCCCCCCGCCCAAGCCAAACCCAAACCCAGCCAACAACAGCACAACTCGTTTTGCTGTGGCGGTATTCTTAACTTTATCTTCAGCCATTGCTTTGCCTAGCTGCGGATCTCCACTGCCCAACGCTACAGGCGGCGCAGGTTCATCCAGCAGCCGCGAAAACCAAGTGGCCGCATCGGCTCCACCACCCCCACCCGCACCAGCAGCCCAAAGGCCAAAAGCTCCTGCTTCATCAAAAAAAACAGCAGAAACTCCAGCCACCCGTCCCCAACTGATTAAAAAAGCCGAACTCACCGTAGTTGTCAAATCTATTGACGCCAGCACTAAATCTGTTACTAATATTGTTGAAAAACAGCAAGGCGATATCTTGGGTTTCCAAAATCAAAAGCCGCCGGATTCCAGTGTCCGCCAAACGGCGTCTGTGGAGATTCGCGTGCCTCAAGAACGGTTAGAAACTACTTTAGACGCTTTGGCAAAACTCGGAACTGTAGAGAACCGTTCTCTGACGGCTGAGGATGTTACCGATCAATTAGTTGACAGCGAGGCTAGGCTGCGGAACCTCCGCAAATCGGAGGAAATGGTGTTAAAAATTATGGAGCGATCGGGCTCTGTCGGCGACGTGCTCAAAGCTGCTCAAGAGTTGAGCAATATTCGGGAGTCGATCGAACGCATTGACGCTCAGTTAAAAAGTTTGCGAAATCAAGTAGCCTATTCGACTATTAGCTTAACTCTAGAAGCAGCAGTATCGGCTCAACAAACTCCCGAACCTTCTCTAGGTTTGCGGGTGCAGGAAACTTGGGGGAAAGCGACTCATTCTGTGGGTGAATTGACGCTCGGTTTGTTTGGTTTGGGTATTTGGCTGTTGGCTTACAGTCCTTATTTGCTGTTAATTGCGGCTGCGGTTTACGGCTTTAATCGATTTAAGAAACAGCATTCTGTTCCACAAATTCAAGAACCGAAACCGCCTCAGTAG